A region from the Sorex araneus isolate mSorAra2 chromosome 6, mSorAra2.pri, whole genome shotgun sequence genome encodes:
- the LOC105943076 gene encoding apolipoprotein L3-like has protein sequence MDPEFLQFLLDYDNSWEKFVEEIQLSSYHTSLPSETDILRERISKVFPEVSMKLGKRITQLKELADRADQVHKVCTVANVAANSAGLASSIMSIVGLGLAPVTGGLSVDLSVAALGLGAAATATTVTTSVVEQTNMSSIEAKASGMTTMGIYPEEVAMGVLHQNTRRLSSLYSSFMSLKRVWGHTLTTQSSASQSSFAQRLLGNTAKTMTRSEKMMNGAASGICALMDAYSLRQASRHLKEGAKTEQAERLRLWTQGLERIRELVSQIHNSVLKIPADPE, from the coding sequence TTACCACACCTCCCTCCCATCAGAGACCGACATCCTCAGGGAGAGGATCTCGAAAGTGTTTCCTGAGGTGAGCATGAAACTCGGCAAGCGCATCACACAGCTAAAGGAGCTCGCAGACAGGGCTGACCAGGTCCACAAGGTCTGCACTGTGGCCAACGTGGCAGCCAACTCCGCCGGGCTGGCGTCTAGCATCATGTCCATCGTGGGCCTGGGTCTTGCCCCCGTGACAGGAGGCCTGAGTGTGGACCTGTCAGTAGCggcactggggctgggggcagcggctACTGCTACAACTGTGACCACCAGCGTCGTGGAGCAGACGAATATGTCGTCCATAGAGGCCAAAGCCAGTGGCATGACAACAATGGGGATCTATCCAGAAGAGGTGGCCATGGGGGTTCTCCATCAAAACACGCGGAGACTTTCTTCATTATACAGCAGCTTCATGAGTTTAAAAagggtttgggggcacactctTACCACCCAAAGCTCAGCCTCACAATCGAGCTTTGCGCAGAGACTGTTGGGCAACACTGCTAAGACGATGACCAGGAGTGAAAAGATGATGAATGGAGCTGCCTCTGGCATCTGTGCTCTGATGGATGCCTACAGCCTGAGGCAGGCGTCCAGGCACCTGAAGGAGGGAGCAAAGACAGAGCAAGCAGAGAGGCTGAGACTGtggacccaggggctggagaggatcAGGGAGCTGGTGTCCCAGATTCACAACAGTGTGCTGAAGATCCCAGCTGACCCCGAGTAA